ATCGGACTAACTTTACTTTTTACTCTGACTAACTCTCCGTTTTTTTCAAGGTCTGATATAAACTCCCTTAAATCTTCATACGGCATTTTTTTCTCCGTTTTCTACAACCTTTGCTTCTTCTGTTTTTTGATTTTCTAATAATTTTATTTGTTTTTTAATAACTAATCCACCAGAAAGTATAGTTCTTGTTGCTTCTTCAACGGTTAAATCTGTAAGAATAAGGTCTTCTTTTTTCACCATTATGGCAAACCCAGAAGTTGGGTTTATTGCTGCTGGTATAAAAACAATGTAATAATGTTCATTACATATTTTTAACTCATTAGCCACAAAGCCTATCGCAAGGGTGTCTTTATGTGGATATCTAACAAGAGCAACCTTTGAGAAATTTTCTTTCTTTGAGAATAATGTTTCCATCGTTTGCTTTGTTGCATTGTAAATAGAGCTCACTACAGGAATTTTTGAAATAAATTTATCCCAATATTCCAGTAATCTCTTGCCAAAATAATTTTGAGCCAAGAGTCCAAGGAGAAAGATGATGCTTAAAGTTACTAATATCCCAAGACCGGGAATATGAGGAACCGGAACACCAAGCTCTTCAATGTAAGGAAGTATTAGATTATTTACTGCTGATAAAACGGTCTTTACAACCCAAAATGTAACTATTATAGGTATTAAAACAAAAAGTCCTGTAATAAATGTGTTTTTTAAATTTACTTTCATTTTTTAATTGCCTCTGGTCTTTTTACTGGTGGTTCTGGTAAATATTGGACAGCAGGAATTCCTGTCGGTTGAGGATATAAATCCATCAAAGCATAAACTTCTTCCGGCATTTGGGTGCTTACGTTTAGTCCCAAATATTTTAGATAATCGTATGTAAGCGGATAGTCATGCGTCCATTTTCCTTGAGATAGTTCATTCGCTATAAATTCAGCCTTTTCTTCACTATGCCCTTTTTTTATAAGAATTTCTTTAACTGTGTCTTTCATCTGCTTTAAAGCTTTTTTACTCATGTCAATTTTAACAAGCGTTTGGTCATCTATATCTTTTG
This is a stretch of genomic DNA from Sulfurihydrogenibium sp. YO3AOP1. It encodes these proteins:
- a CDS encoding DUF502 domain-containing protein; protein product: MKVNLKNTFITGLFVLIPIIVTFWVVKTVLSAVNNLILPYIEELGVPVPHIPGLGILVTLSIIFLLGLLAQNYFGKRLLEYWDKFISKIPVVSSIYNATKQTMETLFSKKENFSKVALVRYPHKDTLAIGFVANELKICNEHYYIVFIPAAINPTSGFAIMVKKEDLILTDLTVEEATRTILSGGLVIKKQIKLLENQKTEEAKVVENGEKNAV